Below is a genomic region from Streptantibioticus cattleyicolor NRRL 8057 = DSM 46488.
GTATCTCATCGGGCGCGCGGGGCGCCGGGCCGCCGAACGCAACGTGCGCCTGCGCGTCCTCGCCCGTCAGCTCGCCGAGGAGCAGCAGGCCCGGGAGCAGCGCGCGGTGATGGACGAACGGGTGCGCATCGCCCGCGAACTCCACGACGTGGTGGCCCACCACATGTCGGTGATCTCCGTCCAGGCGGGCCTCGCCGAGTACATCTTCGACTCGGCGCCGGAGACCGCGCGTACCGCCGTCGGCTCCATCGGGACGGCGAGCCGGGAGGCCCTGTCGGATCTGCGGCGGCTGCTGACCGTGCTCCGCGACGACCGCGACGAACGGGACGCGGGCCGAACGGACGCCGGCCACGCCGACGTCCCGCGCGCCATGCCCGAGCTGCGCAACGTGGGCGAACTGGCCGAACGCATCGGCATGACCGGCGTCACCGTCACCGTCGAAACCCTCGGCCGCCCCCGCCAGCTCGCCCCCGGCCTCGAACTGTGCGCCTACCGCGTCGTCCAGGAGGCGCTGACCAACGTCGTCAAACACGCCGGACCCGCACGGGCGGAGGTCGTCGTCCACTACCGCCCCGAGGAACTGCGCATCACCGTGCGCGACGACGGCGGGCGGGGCCACCCCGTCCTGTCCGCCACCGGCACCGGGCACGGACTGATCAACATGCGCGAACGCGCCCGCGTCTGCGGCGGCACGCTCTCCGCCGGCGCGCGGCCGGGCGGCGGGTACGAGGTGGTGCTCACCCTGCCGCTGTCCTCGGGCGCCTGAGACCGTGCCCGTCCGGGCGGACACGGCGAGGCGCCCCCTCACGCCCCCCGACGCGAAGCGGCGCCTTCTGACGCTGTGTGCCGTTGCGGCCCTGGTCCGGCGGTCCCCCGATCCGTCGGCCGCGTCAACGGCTGGAATCCTCCGGTGCCTCCGGCGACGGGGTGAGGGAACGCCTCACCAGCCGGGCCGCCAGCCCGGTCCAGTCCGGCTCCTCGACGAAGTCGGCTTCCAGGCCCTCCTCGCCCTCGCGCAGGAAGGCGACCATCCTGTCGTGCGGCGACGAACGAGCGGTGGTCAGTTGCATGGCGAATCCCCTGTCATGGTGGCTGCTTACTGCTCCGGGACGGCCGGACCCCGGACGGGGACGTGGAGTGTTCCCGCCCGGGGGCGTTGGGTCCCGTCCCGGGCCCACGGGCCACGCCGCACGTGGTGACCGTGAGCCCTAGACGTCAGCCAACGACCTTTCCGCCCGCTTCAGGAGATCCGGCGGGCCTTCTCCACGGCCCGGCGCAGTTCGCGGGAGACGGTGGGCGCCGACATGCCCAGCGCCTCGGCGATCTCGAAGCCCTTCAGATCCCACACCACGTGCAACTCCCAGATCCGGAACCGCCGTTCGTCGCCGATGGCGGCCTCCACCTCGGCCAGCAGGTCCAGGTAGCGCGCCGCCGCGGTGGTGGGGTCGGGGTCCCGTGGCCGGGGCGGCCAGGGCTCCGCGCCCTCCGGGAAGTCGTCGGTCGGCAGCTCCGCCGCCCTCCGCCTGCGCCGGAACTCCGAACGCACCCTGTTCCGTGCCACCGTCACCGCGAAGACGATCGGCGGACGCCGGAACGCCCGTCCGGCCAGCACCTCCTTGAACATGGCCACCGCGACGTCCTGGGTGATCTCCTCGGCCAGGTGGTGGTCCCGGGACATCCGGGCCACCGCCCGCAGTACCCTCGGGTACACCTGCTTGAGCAGATCGCCGAGGTACGCCTCCTGTTGCGATGTCAGGACCGGCCTGGGCGGATCACCGCCGTGTCGAGTCATCGGCGCATGGTCCTTTCGGTTCGGGGGCCAACTCCCGCGCGTGCGGGGACATCACGTGGGACGCGCGGCGCCGGGATTTCTTTCATCCGGCGGCGCCGAAAGTTTCCCCGGCCCCGCTGCGTCCCAGCGGGCATGAACACCCGTATCGCGCTCGTCCTGGCGCTCTCCGTCCTGCTGGGCCGCCTCGCCTACCGGCGCCCCGCCGTCGGCACGGCCGTCACCGTGGCCGCCACCGCCGCCGCCGTCCTGCTCACCGTCGTCCGCTGACCTCCGGGCCGTCGCCCATCAACGTCCGCAGTGCCGCGGTCAGTTCGGTCACGTCGACGGGGTCCTCGTCGCGCAGGGCGCGCAGTAGGGCCCCGTCGAGCAGGAGAGCGGTCGCGGTGGCGGCGGCGGGGGTGGTGTGGGCGCGCAGGACGCGGACCAGGCCGTCGAACCACAGGTGGGCGAGGGGACGCAGTTCGGGGCGGCGGGCGGCGGCGGTGTACAGCTCGGCCTCGATCAGCGCGCGCGGCCGGTCCTCGGCGTAGCGGGCGGCCAGTGCGGCGAGGGCGGCCGGGACGTCGTCGCTGTCGCGCAGCGCCGTCGCCCAGGCGCGCAGTTCCTCGGTCCAGCGGGCGGCGGCGTGCTCCAGCGCGGCCCGGCTGAGGTCGGCCAGGTCCGTGAAGTAGTACGTGGTCGCGCCCAGCGGCACCCCGGCGCGGGCGGCGACCAGGCGGTGGCTGAGCCCGTGGATGCCGGTATCGGGGATGAGCGCGCAGGCGGCCTCCACGATGGCCCGGCGCCGACCCTCCGGATCGCGGCGGCGGCCCCGTGGCGCGTCGCGGCCGGTCAATGGGCACCGCCCAGGTTGAGCACCACGACCCCGGCGATCACCAGCGCCACGCCGAGCACCTTCGCCGCGGTGAGCGGTTCGTGCAGGAACAACGCGCCGATCAGCACGATCAGCGTGGTGCCGAGCCCGGACCACATCGCGTATCCGACACCGACGTGCAGCCCGCGGCCGATGGCCCGCGCCAGGGCGAGGAACGCCACGGCGTAGCACGCCAGACAGGCCGCGGTGGGCCACAGCCGGGTGAAGCCGGCGGTGGCCTTCAACAGGCTGGTGCCGGCCACCTCGGTGATGATCGCCAGGAGCAGGAACAGATAGGCCACGGAACCGCCCTCCCACCGACATGTACAGCCGTACTAGTACGACCGTACAACAAGGGGGCCGGGGCTCCGGGGCCCGCCGTACCCGGTAGCGTCCAGCCCGTGACCGCACTCGAACTCTTCCAGGAGCACCGGCCGATGCTGTTCGGCATCGCCTACCGGATGCTGGGCAGCGCCGCGGACGCGGAGGACGTCGTCCAGGACGCGTGGCTGCGGTGGCACGGCGTGGACGCGGACTCGGTCGCCGAGCCGCGCGCCTACCTCGCCCGGACGGTGACCAACTTGTCCATCAACAAGCTGCGTTCGGCCGCCGCGCGGCGTGAGGCGTACGTCGGTCCGTGGCTCCCCGAGCCGTTGGTGGAGGCGGCCGGAGCGGCGGACGCGGACGGCGGGGTGGAACGGGCCGAGGACGTCTCGCTGGCGATGCTGGTCGTGCTGGAGACGCTGTCGCCGCTGGAGCGGGCGGTGTTCGTGCTGCGCGAGGTCTTCGGCTTCTCGCACCGGGAGATCGCCGAGGCCACCGACCGCAGCGAGGCCGCGGTACGCCAGGTGGCGACCCGGGCCCGCGACCACGTCCGGGCCCGGCGTCCCCGTTACGACGCCCCGGCCGCGCTGCGCCGCCGGCTCACCGACGACTTCCTCGCCGCGTGCGCCGGCGGCGACCTCAACCAGGTGCTGGCGCTGCTCGCGCCGGACGTCACCGCGTGGAGCGACGGCGGCGGCAAGGTGCGTGCCGCGCTGCGTCCGGTGCACGGCGCCGACAAGGTGGCCCGCTGGATCCTGGGCGTCATGGCGACCTCGATCCCCGACTTCGGCGCGCACCGGGTCGACGTCAACGGCCGCCCTGGTCTGCTGATCACCTCCGGTGGCGTGCCGGACACGGTGTGCTGTGCCGAGTTCGCCGAGGACGGCACCGTCACCGCGCTGCACCTGGTGCGCAACCCCCACAAGCTGCGCCGCGCTCAGCCGCCGTTGTGACGCGTGGCGACCCGGGTGCGGCGGGTGAACGCGGTGAGCGCGACGACGGCGAGGACCGCCAGCCAGACGAGGCTGTGCAGCAGCGGGACGGGCGCCGGGTGGTGCGTGAAGCCGGCCTGGAGGCTGGTCTGGAGCGAGCCGTAGCTGGGCAGCAGGCCGAGCACGGGGTTGTCGGCGGTGGTGCTGGCGACGGGGTTCTGCGGGGCCAGGTCGATGATGCTGATCATGATGATGGCGACCATGCCCTCCACCTCGCCGGGGAGGAAGAGGGCGAGGAAGAGCCCCATCACCCCGTAGACGAGCGAGACCGCCAGCACCGCCAGCCACAGCAGCCACGGCTGCTCCGGCGACCAGTACAGCAGCATCCAGGCGGTGGCGTACGCGCTCACCAGCACCGCCGCGGCCAGCAGCGCGGCCAGCTTGGCGGCGAGCAGCGCCCGGCGCGGGTACCCGGCGGCGGCCAGCCGCCGGTCGAAGGCGCCGGTGCGGCGGGCCGCGCCGAACATCAGGAAGCCCACCAGCAGCGACACCGCGTTGAGCGAACCGCTGATCATGGTGATCTTGTCGCCGCCGGCGTGGACGAACGTCCCGGTGGCCCGCAGCAGGAACGGGAACGGCCGCCGCGTGGTGAGCTTCTCCGCCACGGTGATCCACAGCGGGACGAAGACGACCAGCAGCACCGCGGCCAGCCGGTTCCGGGTCAGCGCCAGCAGCGCGTACCCGCAGGCCACCCGGTAGGCGCTCACGCCGCCGCCCCGCGGGCCGGTGCCAGCACGCCGTCCCGCAGCCGGTACAGCGCGTCGAGGCGTTCGGTGTCGTAGGCGAGGTGGGAGACGACCACCACGGTGCGGCCGGCCCGCCGCAGCCCGGCGGCGACCTCCCAGAAGCGCAGGTAGGTCTCCCAGTCGAAGCCCTGGTACGGCTCGTCGAGCAGCACCACGTCCGGGTCGTGCATCAGGGCGAGCACCAGGTTGAGTTTCTGCCGGGTGCCTCCGCTGAGCACCTTGACCGGTTCGTCGCGGTAGGCGGTCAGCCCCAGCACGGCGACCAGCTCGTCGGCCCGGTCGAGCCGGTCCAGCCGGTAGGCGATCTGGAACAGCCGCAGATGCTGACGTGGCGTCAACTCCTCGTCCAGCACGGGCTGTTGCGGGCAGTAGCCGAGCGTGCCGCGGATGCTTACGGTGCCGCCGTCCGGCCGCAGGTCGCCGCTGAGGACACGGAGCAGTGTCGTCTTGCCCGCGCCGTTCTCCCCGACCACCCCGACGACCTGCCCGGGCGGGGCCTGGAGGCTGACGCCGCGCAGTACCCGCCGGGCGCCGTACGCCTTGCGCACCGCCGTCACCCGCAGGCTCGGCACGGCGCCGGACCGCCCGGCGGTCACGTCACGTCCCCGCCGCTCCCCGGCCGGTCGGGACCCCGGCGCGCCGCAGCGCCGCCCTGGCCTGCTCGGCGTGGCCACCGCGGGCGATCACGTCGTAGCGGGAGGCGACCAGGGCCTGGGTGGAGGAGAAGTCACGGCGGCCACCGGTCGCGGCGTGGCCGACGAATCCGAAGACCGCGCCCCACAACGCGCCGATCAGCAGACCGCCCAGGATCAGCCCGAGCCACGCCGGGCCCCGGGTGAACAGGGAGACCAGCAACCCCATGAACAGGCCGAACCACGCACCGCTCGCGGCACCGGCGGCGGCTGCCTTGCCCCGGGTCAGCCGTCCCGTCACCCGTTCCACCAGCCGCAGGTCGGACCCGACGATGTCCAGGTGTTCCACCGGGAACTGGTCGTCGGAGAGGCGGTCCACCGCGGCCTGCGCCTCCTGGTAGGTGTCGTAGCTCGCCACCGTGTTCCACGCCGCGCTGATCGGGTCGACCGGGGTTGGATCGAACTGGGTCATGGCGTCCTCCCGATTCCGGTTGCACAGGTCGCCTGCCCGGCGGGACGGCCGGTACGCCACCGTGTCGGGCCCGCGGCCGGGCGGCCCCGTCCCGGCGGTACGGGGCCGTCCGGCGGCACCGGCCCGCCCGTCCGCGCTTGGGGGGCGCGGACGGGCTGCCCGGACGGCTCAGCCGACCTTGATGGCGTGGACGTACACGAGCGGGTACCAGGTGCTGCTGTACAGGAAGTCCTTCCCCGGCTCGACCGTGGCGGTGAGGGAGGAAGGGGCGCAGTCGGTGGACAGGTAGACCTTCACCGGCTTGTCGGTGTGGTTGACGAACCCCTGCGGACCGCCCCAGGTGGTGCCCCAGTCGTGGTAGCAGTAGCCGTCCTGCGGGTTGGTGATCCGGCTGAGGCCGCCCTTGATGAACTCCACGTTCCCGGTGGCCGCCTGGGCGGCGCCGGAGGTGGCGAACAGGGCGGCGGCGGAGAGCGCGGCGACCGCCGGAGCGGCGATGCGGGCCTTGATGCGCATGATGGTGTTTCCCCCTTGGAAACGCGGTCGGTCGTGGTCGGCGGAGGCGCCGTGGCCGTCGGCGCGCGGCGGCGTCCGCACCGGGCGACGCTATGGGCGCGTGTTATCCCCGTGTTATCCGGTAGGGGGCGGTAAGGCCGCTGGGGCGGAGCGGCGAGAATGGTGGCCGTTGTCCGTCCGCCATGGGGGTTCGTCATGCTCGGTCGTGTCGCCGGTGCCGTGGTGCCGTTCTGCGGGCGGCTGACGGTGACGGCCGACGCGGGCGCCGTGGTGCCGCCGGGCGCCATCGTGGTCGCCAACCACACCTCGCTGGCGGATCCAGCGGTGGTGCTGGCCGCGTTGCACCGGCTGGGGGTGCGGCCGGTGGTGCTGGCCGCCGCCGGGCTGTGGCGGGTGCCGGTGCTGGGGCGGGTGTTGGCACGGGAGGGCCACGTGCCGGTGCACCGGGACGACCCTCGGGCGGGGTGGGCGCTGCCGGCGGCGCGGGCGGCGCTGGACGCGGGGCGGCCGGTGCTGATCTATCCGGAGGGCGGTCTGCCGCGCCGCCGGGACGCCGCCGAGGCGCCGCCCCGCCCGTTCCGCGCCGGCCTGTTCCACCTCGCGCGCACCACCGGCGCCCCGGTCGTCCCGCTCGGGCAGGCCGGTGCCCGCCGGCTGCTGTCGGGCGGCCCGGCCGGACAGGTCGCCAGGGCGCTGTCCGCCCCGCTGCGCCGCCCCGCGCTCCACGTCCACCTCGGCGCCCCGCTGCGGCTGACCGGCCCCCGGCCCGACGCCCTGGCCCAGGCCCACCACGCCGTCACCGCCGCCTGGCGCACCGCCGCACGGCACCTCGGCGAACCGGTCCCCGAACCGTCAGGGCTCACAGACTCTGCGGAGGCAGCCGCACCACCTGGACGAAGAACTCGTCGATCTGGCGGACGGCGGAGATGAACTGCTCCAGGTCCACCGGCTTGGTGACGTAGGCGTTGGCGTGCAGCTTGTAGCTGCGCAGGATGTCCTCCTCGGCGGCGGAGGTGGTCAGGACGACGACCGGGATGTGGGACAGCTCGGGGTCGGACTTGATCTGCTCCAGCACCTGGCGGCCGTCGTACTTGGGCAGGTTGAGGTCGAGCAGGATCAGGTCGGGGCGGGGCGCGCCGGCGTGGGCGCCGCGCCGGTAGAGGAAGTCGAGCGCCTCCTCGCCGTCCCGGGCGACGTGCAGCGTGTTGCCGATCTTGTTGTCCTCGAACGCCTCGCGGGTCATCAGCTCGTCCCCGGGGTCGTCCTCGACGAGCAGGACGTCGATGGGGCGGGCGGGCGTGGTCATGCGGGGTTTCCTTTCACGGCGGGCACGTCGGCGGACGGGGCGTCCTCGGGCGGAGCGTCCTCGGGCGGCGTTTCGGCGGGCAGGGTGAGGCAGAAGCGCGCCCCCGTGCCGTATCCGGTGTCGATCCAGATCCGTCCGCCGTGGTGCTCGACGATCTTCTTGCACAGCGCCAGGCCGATGCCGGTACCGCTGTAGCTGTCGCGGCCGTGCAGCCGCTGGAAGATGACGAAGACCTTCTCGGCGAACTCGGTGGGCACGCCGATGCCGTTGTCGCTGACGGCAAGCAGCCAGTCACCGTCCCGTCGTTCGCAGGTGAGGCGGACCAGCGGCGGCTCGTCGGGGCGGCGGAACTTGACGGCGTTGCCCAGCAGGTTCTGCCACAGCATCACCATCAGCATCGGGTCGCCGATGATCTCCGGCAGCCGCTCGGGACGTTCGATCCGGGCGCCGGACTCCTCGATCGAGGCACCGAGGTTGGCCACCGCCTTGTCCAGCGCCGCGTCCAGGGCGACCGGCACGCTGGCGTCGTTGAGCCTCCCGACCCGGGAGAACGTCAGCAGGTCGTTGATGAGCACCTGCATGCGCTTGGCGCCGTCCACCGCGAAGTCCAGGTACTGCTTGCCGCGTTCGTCGAAGCTGTCGCCGTAGCGCTTCTCCAGCAGCTGGCAGAACGAGGCGACCTTGCGCAGCGGTTCCTGGAGGTCGTGCGAGGCGACGTAGGCGAACTGCTCCAACTCGGCATTGGAGCGGCGCAGTTCGACGGCCTGGGCGTCGAGGTCGGCGGTCTGTTCCACCAGGAGCCGGTGGGCGGAGCGTACGGTGCCCAGTTCGGTGACGATGCGGCGGCGCATGCCTTCGACGTCCCGGGCGACGGCACGCAGGTCGGCCGGGCCGTGGGCGGTGATGCGGTGCTCGAAGTCGCCGCCGGCCACACGGTAGGAGGCGGTACGCAGCCGGTCCAGCGGGCGGGTGACCAGCTGCCGGATGAGCACCGCCAGGACGACCCCGGTGATCAGGAAGGCGGCCACCAGTCCGCCGAGCACCCAGTCGCGTTCGGTGCGGGCTTCGGCCAACTCTCGCTGGGCGCGGGAGCGTTCCTCGGCCAGGTGGGTGTTCTGGGCGCGGAAGAGGGCGCGCAGGTGGTCGAACCTGGCCTTGCCGCCCTCGACCAGTGTCTTGTCCGGGGGGCGGGGGACGCCGGGGGTCACCGCCTTGATCATGGGTTCGGCGTAGTGGCCGCGCCAGTCGGCGGTGGCCCGCTCCACCGCGTCCAGGTCGGCGCGGAGCACCGGGCGGTCGCCGACCAGGCCGCGCAGCGTGGCGGCGAGCTGCGCCTCGCCGCGCCGGCCGTCGGAGTAGGGCTGGAGGAACTGCGGGTCGGCGGCGATGGCGTAGCCGCGGGCGCCGGTCTCCTGGTTGAGCACGGCCGCCTGGAGCTGGAAGGCGGCGCCCTGTGCGGGTTGTATCCGCTGGAGCAACTGGTCCGAGACGCGGGCGGTATGGGCGAGCACCTGGCCCCCCACCACACTGCCCGCCACGACGAGCAGCGTCATCAGCGCGAGCGCCAGCAGGAACCAGCCCTGCACCGTCATGGCGCGGAAGCCGCGGACGAGGTGCGGGTCGTCGGGCACGGGACGCGGGTCGTCGGCCACGGGCCGGGTGTCGTCGGATACGGGCGGGGTGTCGCCGGGCACGGGCGGGGTGTCGCCGGGCGTGGGACGCGGGACGTCGGCCACGGGCGGGGTGTCGTCGGCCACGGACCGGGTGCCGTCGGGCACGGGCCGGGTGCCGTCGGGCGTGGGACGCGGGACGTCGGGCACGGGCCGGGTGTCGCCGGGCGCGGGACGCGGGTCGTCGGGCACCGGGCGGGCGTCGTCGGGCACGGATCGGGTCATGCTCCGGTCTCCTCCTTCCGCCGGTCGCTCCAGCGCAGATGCAGTACGGCCACGTCGTCGGCGAGTCCGCCGTATTCCTCGGCGAGTTCCTCGGCGCGGGCGATGAGCCGGTCGACGAACGGCTCGGCGGGCAGCCCGGTGAGCGTACCGGCCAGCCGCAGCAGCCCCTCCTCTCCGAGCCGTTGCCCGTCCGGCCCGGAGCGGCCCTCGAAGAGGCCGTCGGTGAAGACCACCAGCCCGGCGCCGTGCGGCAGTTCAAGCTCCTGCACCGGCCAGTGCGCCCGGCCCGGCACGATACCCAGGGCCGGACCGCCGGGCACCTCGACCCAGCGCACCCCGTCCGCCTCCCGCCACAGCACCCCGTGGTGGCCGGCGCGTACCAGCCGGACCCGGCGCCGGTCGGGCGGCAGCACGGCGCTGGTGAGGGTGGCGAAGATCTCCGCCCCCGCCCGCTCGGCCACCAGGATCTCCTCCAGCAGCCGGAGCTGGCGCTGGGTGGGTGCCCCGCTGAGCACCAGGGTACGCCAGGCGATCCGCAGGGCGACGCCGAGCGCCGCCTCGTCCGGGCCGTGGCCGGAGACGTCGCCCACCAACGCGTGGACGGTGCCGTCCGGTTGCTGCACCACGTCGTGGAAGTCGCCGCCGAGCAGCGCCTGGCTGCGGCCGGGGCGGTAGCGGGCCACCACTTCGACGCTGTCGTCACCGTTGAGCAGCGGGGTGGGCAGCAGTCCGCGCTCCAGCCGGGCGTTCTCCTGGGCGCGCAGTTTGCCGGCCTGGAGTTCGGCGGCGGCCTTCTCGGTCTGCTTGCGCTGGATCGCGTAGCGGACGGCGCGGCCGAACAGCTCCGGTTCGACGCGCCCCTTGACCAGGTAGTCCTGGGCGCCGGCGGCCACCGCGGCGAGCCCGGTGCGTTCCTCGGCGAGGCCGGTGAGCACCACCACCGCCACGCCCTCGGCGCACTCCTGGACGGCCGCGAGCGCCTCGAGGCCGGAGGCGTCCGGCAGGTGCAGGTCGAGCAGCACGCAGTCGGGCACGGTACGGGCCAGTTCCGCGCGGGCCTGCGCCACCGAGCGTACCCAGGTCAGCCGCATCCCCATGCCGGGTGTGACGTCGGCCACCAGTTCCTCGACGAGCAGCGCGTCGGCGGCGTCGTCCTCGATGAGCAGGACCCGGGGCTCCGTCCGTCCCGGCGCCAGGTCGTCGGACGTAGCGTGTTCCACCGCGCCGCCGCGCGGCGCCGGGACCGGACCGCCGCCCCCCGTCACCCGGTCACCTCGGGACGAGGCGCCGACGGAGCTGAACTCGCCCGGAAGTACGGGTTCCGGCATCATCACCCAATCCTCTGTCCCCGGCGTTTCCTTGAGTCCTTCCACCACCGGGAGCCGACAGCGGAAGAATATCGACCGGGCCGGGCGGACACCGAACGTGTGGTTCCGTTACCCACGCTGACGCGCAGCGGCCCCCACGCCGCGGCTCACCGCCTACCGCGCCACCCCGCGACGGCGGCGGTGGCCAGCGCCGACGCCACCAGACCGGCACTGAGCCAGGGCACCGAACGGTAACCGGACCCGGCACCGAGGGCGGCGCCCGCCAGCGCCGGACCGACGGCGGCGCCCACGTTGAGCGCCGCGGTGGCGAACGAGCCGCCCAGCGACGGCGCTTCACCGGCCGCGTACAGCGCGCGCGTGACGAGGGTCGATCCCACGGCGAACGACAGCGCGCCCTGGACGAGGACGAGCGGCACGGTCGCGGCCGTACTGCCGACGGCGAGCGCGAGGAGCGCCCAGCCGGCGCAGAGCCCCGCCCCACCGGGCGCCAGCAGCCGCAGCGGACGTCGGTCGGAGAACCGGCCAGCGATCGTCACCCCGGCGAACGATCCCAGCCCGAAGAGCGCCAGCAGCGCCGGCACCCACCCGCCCGCACCCCGCCGGCCTCGGTGACCAGCGGCGCCAGATACGTGAACGTGGCGAACGTCCCGGCGTTGACGAGCGCGGCGAGCAGCAGGAGCACCAGCAGCGCGGGGCGGCGCAGCGCCCGCAACTCGTCCCGCGCGCGGGCGGCCGGGGCGCCGCCGGCCACCGGTGCCGACGGCACCGAACGCGCCACGGCGGCCACGGCCGGCAGCGAGAGCGCCGCCACCGCCCAGAACGCCGAACGCCACCCCAGCGCGGCCCCGGCCGGCACCCCGGCCACGCACGCCAGCGTGATGCCGCCGAGCAGCACCGAGGTGGCCCGCCCGGTCGCGTCCGGCGGCACCATGGCGACGGCGGCGGCCAGGCCGACGGCGAGGAAGCCGGCGTCGGCCGGCGCGGCGACGAAGCGGGTGGCCAGCAGTACCCCGAAGCTCGTGGTGAGCGCGCCGGCGACGTGCGCCGCCACGAACACCGCGAGGAAGCCCAGCAGCGCGCGCCGCCTGGGCCGGCGCAGGGCGGCCACCGCCATCAGCGGCGCCCCGACGATCATCCCCACCGCGAAGGCGGAGGTCAGCGCACCGGCGGCGGGAGAGACCCCCAGGTCACCGGCGATCCCCGGCACCAGGCCGGACAGCATGAACTCGGACGTGCCCTGGGCGAACACGGCAAGCCCCAGGACGTAGACGGCGAACGGCATGACGGACTCCACGGCCACGGTCGAGGACGGCAGCACGACGCCGCACCGCGAAAGGCGGCGGCAACGGCTCAGGGGTGCTGCGCGAACGGAAGGAACGGTCCTGCGACGGTGGTTCGGCGGCGGCCGGACATGCCTCAGCGGGGCGCGGCCCTCAGCGGCGGCGGCCCTTCAGCGTGACGAAGGCGTCAACCGGAAAGCCACCGAACGACCGGTGGCCGGCGTCTTGACGCCTCGGGAGCGGACATGGCGCCCACCCTGAAGAACGCGCGAACCCGTGGTCCAGCGCTTTTCCCGGCCGCGCCGACGGCCCGGACGGCCTGGACGGTCGGATGCGGGCGGATGCGGTCGCGTACGGTCGCGCGGGAACACCGCGGTCACGCCCAGCCGTACATCTCGTCGTCGTCCAGCCAGGCGGGACGCTCGCCGTCGTCGTGGACGGGTTCGTCGCCGCTCTCTTCGGGGAACTCGTCGGGGTCCATGCCCTCATGGTGCATCGGAGCACGGCCCGGCGCAGCAACCATCGCCGGGTCTCCCGGTGAACTTTCGCCGACGGGCGGTCAGAAGGCGGCGATCGAGGCCGGAGCGCGTTCGGCGCGGCCGAGGGCACGCAGCACGGCGGTGGGGCCGTGACGGTGTACCGCGAGCCGGGAGAGGAGCGCGATCACGGTGTCCACGGCGCCGGCCGGCAGCGGCGGGGTGGGGACGCCGACGCTGACGGCCAGGTCGTCGGCGTGCACGGCCAGTTCCATCATGCGGGTGGTCAGCATGTCGTCGAGGCCGAGCGACCAGGCGCCCCACAGCGGGATGCGCACCGCCCGGTCGTCCGCGCGCGGCAGAGCGGTCTGCAGGGTGTCGACCGCCCGGGCGGTGCGGTCGGCGAGCGCCACGGGCCCGTCGGCGGCGGCCCGTTCCCCCTCGTTGCGGATGCGGA
It encodes:
- a CDS encoding PP2C family protein-serine/threonine phosphatase, with protein sequence MMPEPVLPGEFSSVGASSRGDRVTGGGGPVPAPRGGAVEHATSDDLAPGRTEPRVLLIEDDAADALLVEELVADVTPGMGMRLTWVRSVAQARAELARTVPDCVLLDLHLPDASGLEALAAVQECAEGVAVVVLTGLAEERTGLAAVAAGAQDYLVKGRVEPELFGRAVRYAIQRKQTEKAAAELQAGKLRAQENARLERGLLPTPLLNGDDSVEVVARYRPGRSQALLGGDFHDVVQQPDGTVHALVGDVSGHGPDEAALGVALRIAWRTLVLSGAPTQRQLRLLEEILVAERAGAEIFATLTSAVLPPDRRRVRLVRAGHHGVLWREADGVRWVEVPGGPALGIVPGRAHWPVQELELPHGAGLVVFTDGLFEGRSGPDGQRLGEEGLLRLAGTLTGLPAEPFVDRLIARAEELAEEYGGLADDVAVLHLRWSDRRKEETGA
- a CDS encoding maleylpyruvate isomerase N-terminal domain-containing protein: MAEVRTDFLALARSAVALLREPAVAGAWHGPSALPGFRVAGLAGHLAYQVLVLPDALAAPEPREETVPLLEHYRRVRWIGAALDEEANVRIRNEGERAAADGPVALADRTARAVDTLQTALPRADDRAVRIPLWGAWSLGLDDMLTTRMMELAVHADDLAVSVGVPTPPLPAGAVDTVIALLSRLAVHRHGPTAVLRALGRAERAPASIAAF
- a CDS encoding sensor histidine kinase, yielding MTRSVPDDARPVPDDPRPAPGDTRPVPDVPRPTPDGTRPVPDGTRSVADDTPPVADVPRPTPGDTPPVPGDTPPVSDDTRPVADDPRPVPDDPHLVRGFRAMTVQGWFLLALALMTLLVVAGSVVGGQVLAHTARVSDQLLQRIQPAQGAAFQLQAAVLNQETGARGYAIAADPQFLQPYSDGRRGEAQLAATLRGLVGDRPVLRADLDAVERATADWRGHYAEPMIKAVTPGVPRPPDKTLVEGGKARFDHLRALFRAQNTHLAEERSRAQRELAEARTERDWVLGGLVAAFLITGVVLAVLIRQLVTRPLDRLRTASYRVAGGDFEHRITAHGPADLRAVARDVEGMRRRIVTELGTVRSAHRLLVEQTADLDAQAVELRRSNAELEQFAYVASHDLQEPLRKVASFCQLLEKRYGDSFDERGKQYLDFAVDGAKRMQVLINDLLTFSRVGRLNDASVPVALDAALDKAVANLGASIEESGARIERPERLPEIIGDPMLMVMLWQNLLGNAVKFRRPDEPPLVRLTCERRDGDWLLAVSDNGIGVPTEFAEKVFVIFQRLHGRDSYSGTGIGLALCKKIVEHHGGRIWIDTGYGTGARFCLTLPAETPPEDAPPEDAPSADVPAVKGNPA